The following is a genomic window from Parabacteroides johnsonii DSM 18315.
GCAGCGTAGACCGCGTGTTCTCCCCAATACATGAAGTATTTTCCATCGATTTTCGTCAGCACTTGTTTTCCATTTTTGATCTCTGTTACCATAGAACCGGATTTGCAGAAAATGTCTTTGAAACGCCCGTTGTAGGCTTTAGCAAAAGCAGGGCCATGTTTTTCCCATTTGACCAGGTCACGTGAGGTGGCGATGCAGAGGCGTGCCACTTTCCGGTTCCAGGAAGTGTAGGCCATGACATACAGACCGTCCTCCGTCATTGTCACACGTGGGTCTTCGCAACCGCCTTCCCATTCGTATTCCTTCATATTATCTTTGTCCGGGTACATGACGGGGGTCTTCCGGCGTTTCATGTGGATACCGTCTTCGGATTCTGCTAATCCGATACGCGAAGTACGTTTGCCGATTCCCGTTGCAGAATTGTCCTCAGCCCGGTAAAGGACATATATTTTACCGTCTTTTACGGTTGCTGCGGGATTGAACACATCGCTCTCTTCCCATCCTATTTTTTTGTCCTGCATGGGACAGTCGAATTGATTGGAAGGATTGGGGGTAATGATCGGATTGGCTTTTTCCGGTCTGACAAAGCCGCCTAAAGCCCAGTCCGGTAATACATTTTGGCTATACCCGAATAGGGGTAGAACTGCCAGACTGATGAGTAAGATACTTTTTTTCATGCTCTAAAGAATAAAAAAGGCACAGAGATCCAAACAAAAAGGATCTCTGTGCCAAAGGTTATTTATTGTACAATCGTTTCTATAATGGTACTGTAGTTGACTGCGCCTTCTGTTTTAGCACCGACACGTACATATATTTTATTGCCATTTGCTTGTATTTTGTACAGATTGTCTTGATAGGTTTTATCGTTTTCCAGATCGAAAACGATTGTCCCTTCCTGCTCCTTAACGGTCTGCTTTCCTGCTTGGTTGGCATTTCCATTATCGACGCCCGGAGCAAAATTCCAGTAACCGTACACTTCGGATACCTTGAAATTGCTATTTGTCGGGTTCACCTTGTATGTAATCGTGATTTTTTTACCCGTAACTTGAGCCGAAGCGTTGATTCTTGCATAAGGAGTTGCTTTCAGATCCAATGTTGTCTGTCCTTTTACGGTTACAAATTCTTCGCAAGGAGAAACAAACGGGCCGTTAACCACAATTTTATAATCACAGTTGAACAACTTCGCATTTTCGTATGAACCGTCCATCTTTGCATAAAAATCGACCGATTGTGTTGCATCTGTGTTTTGTTCGAACATATTGATAATAACACCTGTGGAT
Proteins encoded in this region:
- a CDS encoding glycoside hydrolase family 130 protein — translated: MKKSILLISLAVLPLFGYSQNVLPDWALGGFVRPEKANPIITPNPSNQFDCPMQDKKIGWEESDVFNPAATVKDGKIYVLYRAEDNSATGIGKRTSRIGLAESEDGIHMKRRKTPVMYPDKDNMKEYEWEGGCEDPRVTMTEDGLYVMAYTSWNRKVARLCIATSRDLVKWEKHGPAFAKAYNGRFKDIFCKSGSMVTEIKNGKQVLTKIDGKYFMYWGEHAVYAATSDDLVNWTPILDEKNELATVIKPRPQYFDSALTECGPPAILTDKGIVLLYNGKNQTNDSKRDKRFTAGAYCAGQLLTDPKEPMKVLQRLDVPFFRPMASFEKSGQYVDGTVFIEGLVFFKNKWYLYYGCADSQVSVAIYDPAKKTPGDQIPN
- a CDS encoding DUF3823 domain-containing protein codes for the protein MKKISLLLMAVCSLCFTSCLSDLDNYESPNGGIKGQILDAETNEPIPLPVQGSTGVIINMFEQNTDATQSVDFYAKMDGSYENAKLFNCDYKIVVNGPFVSPCEEFVTVKGQTTLDLKATPYARINASAQVTGKKITITYKVNPTNSNFKVSEVYGYWNFAPGVDNGNANQAGKQTVKEQEGTIVFDLENDKTYQDNLYKIQANGNKIYVRVGAKTEGAVNYSTIIETIVQ